A section of the Humulus lupulus chromosome 2, drHumLupu1.1, whole genome shotgun sequence genome encodes:
- the LOC133815472 gene encoding uncharacterized protein LOC133815472 — MKETPHLLKYLLGPDSGQKGLKFRRNIRAYNSMFAFTSMGGRVDTSINKSRGPYVFRMSGQNYHHIGSLLPDVGKKPQFAQLYIYDTENEIGNRINTLSSQGRKPEIEHEIVQELSEMLDQHNSLVKSFRMARDRFKEQPESTFRLRLLSRRATDGCQYNMPTASEVAGLIIGDFSEANYQRDVIVEHRTNGLQRITDLHPSFMSMTYPLLHPYGEDGYRIDILLRDLTKTSFKRQKLTMRQHYCFRLQQILNEGHTLLRAGRLLQQYIVDSYMAIEKERFRWIRNNKKKLRSDLYSGLMDAVHRGDSDCSRVGKSIILPSSHTGGPRYRVQNYQDAMAICKWAGYPDLFLTFTCNPKCPEINNMLHLIGQKDDDNRVDVICRVFEIKLFQLMQDLKKGKPFGKIIASNHIDEIISAEIPDVHIDPDGYNAVSKFMIHGPCGKLNPNSPCMMQGKCTKYFPKKFTDQTIVDTDGFPVYKRRNTGIRVEKKNVFLDNRYVVPYNRNLIVKFDAHINVEICNYSRSVKYLFKYVHKGSDRTTATIESIDTAEQIDEIKTYLDCRYISATEACWRIFQFDIHYRQPAVERLPFHLPGEHTIIFEENNCTENVLCIPGIEKTKFTEWLETNKNYEDARELTYSDFPTCWVWNSKDKTWTRRKSGIAIGRIYFAHPSTGERFYMRMMLNFVKGSTSFESIRTVNGVTYPTFKAACYALGLLDDDKEWIDCLTEASIWATGNELRHLFVMILIHCQVSDASQIWKSNYTTLSEDMVSLQRKRFGTKDLQLTEQQVEAYTLFEIEGIMMKMGKSLKDIDGMPLPNSSLIRNSGNRLVNEELEYDQDQLKILHEKSFAALNPCQKSAYEAIIHSVENEEGNLFFINGHGGTAHKSMNQIKYPVCNVVVMSFMSLLRIFT, encoded by the exons ATGAAAGAAACACCTCATTTACTCAAATATCTCCTCGGACCAGATTCTGGCCAAAAGGGCTTGAAGTTTCGAAGAAATATACGAGCTTATAACTCCATGTTTGCTTTCACATCAATGGGAGGCCGAGTTGATACGTCGATCAACAAATCTAGAGGTCCTTATGTATTCCGGATGAGCGGTCAAAATTATCACCACATTGGTTCGTTATTGCCAGATGTTGGGAAAAAACCACAATTTGCTcaactatatatatatgacaCTGAAAATGAGATTGGAAACAGAATCAACACATTATCAAGTCAGGGGAGAAAGCCAGAAATAGAACATGAAATTGTCCAAGAATTATCTGAAATGTTGGATCAACATAATAGTTTGGTCAAATCTTTTCGAATGGCAAGGGATAGATTCAAAGAACAACCTGAATCAACGTTTCGTTTAAGACTCTTAAGTCGCAGGGCTACAGATGGTTGTCAGTACAATATGCCAACAGCATCTGAAGTAGCAGGCTTAATAATTGGTGATTTTAGTGAAGCAAACTACCAACGCGACGTTATTGTAGAGCATCGAACTAATGGACTTCAGAGAATCACTGATTTGCATCCAAGTTTCATGTCTATGACATATCCATTGCTACACCCTTATGGTGAAGATGGATATAGAATTGATATACTCTTAAGAGACTTAACTAAGACCTCTTTCAAGAGGCAAAAGTTGACAATGAGGCAACATTATTGTTTTAGGTTGCAGCAAATATTAAATGAGGGGCACACTCTTCTCCGAGCTGGTAGACTACTACAACAATATATAGTTGATTCTTACATGGCAATTGAAAAAGAAAGATTCCGTTGGATacgaaataataaaaaaaaactccgATCAGATCTTTACTCCGGCTTAATGGACGCTGTTCATCGAGGTGATTCCGATTGTTCAAGAGTCGGAAAATCAATTATTTTGCCTTCATCACACACTGGGGGACCACGATATAGAGTTCAAAATTACCAAGATGCAATGGCCATTTGTAAGTGGGCAGGATATCCTGATTTGTTTCTTACTTTCACTTGCAACCCAAAGTGCCCAGAAATAAATAATATGCTGCATTTGATTGGGCAAAAAGATGATGACAATCGAGTGGATGTCATATGCAGAGTTTTTGAGATAAAGTTATTCCAACTAATGCAGGATCTCAAAAAAGGAAaaccatttggaaaaataattGCAT CAAATCATATTGATGAAATAATAAGTGCAGAAATCCCAGACGTACATATCGATCCTGATGGTTATAATGCAGTCAGCAAATTTATGATTCATGGACCCTGTGGCAAGCTCAATCCTAACTCTCCGTGTATGATGCAAGGCAAGTGCACAAAATATTTTCCTAAAAAATTCACAGACCAAACGATTGTTGACACAGATGGCTTTCCGGTTTACAAAAGAAGAAATACAGGTATCCGTGTTGAAAAGAAAAATGTCTTCTTAGATAATCGTTATGTGGTCCCTTATAATAGGAATTTGATTGTCAAATTTGATGCACATATTAATGTTGAGATTTGCAATTACTCAAGGTCAGTCAAATATCTATTTAAGTACGTTCATAAAGGGTCTGATAGAACAACAGCAACAATAGAATCTATTGACACTGCTGAACAAATAGATGAGATCAAAACATATCTTGACTGTAGATACATATCAGCAACTGAAGCTTGCTGGAGAATCTTCCAGTTTGACATACATTACAGACAACCAGCTGTCGAAAGATTACCATTCCATTTGCCTGGAGAGCATACAATAATATTTGAAGAGAACAATTGCACCGAAAATGTGCTTTGCATACCCGGAATAGAAAAAACAAAGTTCACTGAATGGTTAGAGACAAACAAGAATTATGAGGATGCGCGTGAACTAACTTATTCTGATTTTCCTACATGTTGGGTTTGGAATTCAAAAGACAAAACATGGACAAGGAGAAAAAGCGGCATAGCAATTGGAAGAATTTACTTTGCACATCCTTCAACTGGAGAACGCTTCTATATGAGAATGATGCTCAACTTTGTCAAAGGAAGTACTTCGTTTGAAAGTATTAGAACAGTAAATGGAGTGACCTATCCTACTTTTAAAGCTGCATGCTATGCTTTGGGATTATTAGATGATGATAAAGAGTGGATCGATTGCTTGACTGAAGCTTCAATTTGGGCAACCGGAAATGAATTAAGACATCTTTTTGTCATGATACTCATTCATTGTCAGGTTTCCGATGCATCACAAATTTGGAAATCTAATTATACTACATTGTCAGAAGACATGGTTTCATTACAAAGGAAGAGATTTGGAACGAAGGACCTTCAACTAACTGAACAACAGGTGGAAGCATACACATTGTTCGAAATTGAAGGTATAATGATGAAGATGGGAAAAAGTCTGAAAGACATAGATGGAATGCCCCTGCCTAATTCTTCTTTAATAAGAAACTCGGGTAATAGATTGGTCAATGAAGAGCTTGAATATGACCAAGATCAATTAAAAATATTGCATGAAAAATCATTTGCTGCTTTAAATCCTTGCCAAAAGTCAGCTTATGAAGCAATAATACATTCTGTGGAGAATGAAGAAggcaatttattttttatcaatggACATGGCGGTACTG CTCACAAATCAATGAATCAGATAAAATATCCAGTCTGCAATGTGGTAGTCATGTCATTTATGTCATTGCTTCGAATTTTTACCTAA
- the LOC133819387 gene encoding cullin-1-like: protein MTMNERKTIDLEQGWEFMQKGITKLKNILEGLPEPQFSSEDYMMLYTTIYNMCTQKPPHDYSQQLYDKYRESFEEYITSTVLPSLREKHDEFMLRELVKRWANHKIMVRWLSRFFYYLDRYFIARRSLPPLNEVGLTCFRDLVYQELNSKVRDAVISLIDQEREGEQIDRALLKNVLDIFVEIGMGQMDHYENDFEAAMLKDTAAYYSRKASNWILEDSCPDYMLKAEECLRREKDRVSHYLHSSSEPKLLEKVQHELLSVYATQLLEKEHSGCHALLRDDKVEDLSRMFRLFSKIPRGLDPVSNIYKQHVTAEGMALVKQAEDAASNKKAEKKDVVGLQEQVFVRKVIELHDKYLAYVNDCFQNHTLFHKALKEAFEIFCNKGVAGSSSAELLATFCDNILKKGGSEKLSDEAIEETLEKVVKLLAYISDKDLFAEFYRKKLARRLLFDKSANDDHERCILTKLKQQCGGQFTSKMEGMVTDLTLAKENQTSFEEYLKANVHANPGIDLTVTVLTTGFWPSYKSFDLNLPAEMVKCVEIFKEFYQTKTKHRKLTWIYSLGICNIIGKFEPKTMELIVTTYQASALLLFNSSDRLSYSEIMTQLNLNDDDVVRLLHSLSCAKYKILNKEPSTKTISPTDYFEFNSKFTDKMRRIKIPLPPVDEKKKVIEDVDKDRRYAIDASIVRIMKSRKVLGHQQLVMECVEQLGRMFKPDFKAIKKRIEDLITRDYLERDKDNPNMFRYLA, encoded by the exons ATGACGATGAATGAGCGAAAGACCATTGATTTAGAACAGGGATGGGAGTTTATGCAGAAGGGAATCACCAAGCTGAAGAACATTCTCGAAGGGTTGCCAGAACCACAGTTCAGCTCTGAGGACTACATGATGCTTTATAC AACGATCTATAATATGTGCACGCAAAAGCCTCCACATGATTACTCCCAGCAGCTGTACGACAAGTACCGGGAATCATTTGAAGAGTACATTACATCAACA GTATTGCCTTCATTAAGAGAGAAGCATGATGAGTTTATGCTGAGAGAACTTGTGAAAAGATGGGCAAATCATAAAATCATGGTTAGGTGGCTCTCTCGTTTCTTCTATTATCTTGACCGATACTTTATCGCTCGGAGGTCACTTCCACCACTTAATGAAGTTGGTCTCACCTGTTTCCGTGATCTG GTCTACCAGGAATTAAATTCAAAAGTTAGGGATGCTGTGATTTCTCTG aTTGATCAAGAACGTGAAGGAGAGCAAATTGACCGAGCTTTGCTAAAGAATGTTTTGGATATATTTGTTGAGATTGGGATGGGGCAAATGGATCACTATGAGAATGACTTTGAAGCAGCCATGCTTAAGGACACTGCAGCCTATTATTCTCGAAAGGCTTCGAACTGGATCTTAGAAGATTCTTGTCCAGATTACATGCTGAAA GCGGAGGAATGTTTAAGACGGGAAAAGGATAGGGTTTCTCATTACCTACACTCTAGTAGTGAGCCAAAGCTATTGGAG AAAGTTCAACATGAGTTGTTGTCTGTATATGCAACTCAACTACTTGAGAAAGAACACTCTGGATGCCATGCCTTACTTAGAGATGATAAG GTGGAGGACCTGTCTAGAATGTTTCGGCTCTTTTCTAAGATACCTCGAGGCTTGGATCCCGtttcaaatatatataaacag CATGTTACTGCCGAAGGAATGGCTCTAGTCAAACAGGCGGAAGATGCTGCAAGTAACAAGAAG GCAgagaagaaggatgtagttggtCTGCAAGAACAA GTTTTTGTCAGAAAAGTCATTGAGCTACATGACAAATATCTTGCATATGTAAACGACTGTTTTCAAAACCATACTCtttttcacaag GCCCTTAAGGAGGCTTTTGAGATATTCTGCAACAAGGGTGTTGCTGGAAGCTCAAGTGCAGAACTACTTGCCACATTTTGTGATAACATTCTAAAGAAAGGTGGAAGTGAGAAACTAAGTGATGAAGCCATTGAGGAGACACTGGAAAAG GTTGTAAAGCTGCTGGCATATATTAGTGACAAAGACTTGTTTGCCGAGTTCTATAG GAAAAAGCTTGCACGACGCCTTCTTTTTGACAAGAGTGCAAATGACGATCACGAGAGATGCATTTTGACTAAACTGAAGCAGCAATGTGGTGGACAGTTTACTTCAAAGATGGAAGGAATG GTGACGGATTTGACTTTGGCAAAAGAAAACCAAACAAGTTTCGAGGAGTATTTAAAGGCGAATGTTCATGCAAATCCAGGGATTGATTTGACTGTGACTGTTTTGACCACTGGCTTTTGGCCAAGTTACAAATCTTTTGACCTCAATCTTCCAGCTGAGATG GTTAAGTGCGTTGAgattttcaaggaattttatcAGACAAAAACAAAGCACAGAAAACTTACATGGATATACTCCCTAGGaatttgtaatattattgggAAATTTGAACCAAAAACCATGGAGCTGATCGTTACAACTTATCAG GCTTCTGCGTTGCTGCTATTTAATTCTTCAGATAGATTGAGTTACTCTGAAATCATGACTCAGTTAAACTTGAATGATGATGATGTTGTTAGACTGCTCCATTCCTTGTCATGCGCCAAGTATAAGATTCTCAACAAGGAGCCGAGTACGAAAACTATATCTCCTACTGATTATTTTGAGTTCAACTCCAAGTTTACTGACAAAATGAGGAGGATCAAG ATCCCTCTCCCACCTGTGGATGAGAAAAAGAAAGTAATCGAGGATGTTGACAAGGACAGAAGATATGCCATCGATGCATCAATTGTCCGCATCATGAAGAGTCGTAAAGTATTGGGTCATCAGCAACTGGTGATGGAGTGTGTTGAGCAGTTGGGTCGCATGTTCAAG CCTGATTTCAAGGCAATTAAGAAGAGGATTGAAGATCTCATCACTCGAGATTATCTGGAAAGAGATAAAGATAACCCCAACATGTTTAGGTACTTGGCGTGA